The Rhinolophus ferrumequinum isolate MPI-CBG mRhiFer1 chromosome 6, mRhiFer1_v1.p, whole genome shotgun sequence genome has a window encoding:
- the PSMB5 gene encoding proteasome subunit beta type-5: MALASVLERPLPVNRHGFFGLGGRADLLDLGPGSPNDGLSLAAPSWGAPEEPKIEILHGTTTLAFKFQHGVIVAADSRATAGAYIASQTVKKVIEINPYLLGTMAGGAADCSFWERLLARQCRIYELRNKERISVAAASKLLANMVYQYKGMGLSMGTMICGWDKRGPGLYYVDSEGNRISGATFSVGSGSVYAYGVMDRGYSYDLEVEQAYDLARRAIYQATYRDAYSGGAVNLYHVREDGWIRVSSDNVADLHEKYSGSSP; the protein is encoded by the exons ATGGCGCTGGCCAGCGTGTTGGAGAGGCCGCTGCCGGTGAACCGCCACGGGTTTTTCGGACTCGGGGGTCGAGCGGATCTGTTGGACCTCGGTCCAGGTAGTCCCAATGATGGGCTGAGCCTAGCCGCGCCCAGCTGGGGTGCCCCAGAGGAACCGAAAATCGAAATACTTCATGGAACCACCACCCTGGCCTTCAAG TTTCAACATGGAGTCATTGTTGCAGCGGACTCCCGGGCCACAGCCGGTGCCTACATTGCCTCTCAGACAGTAAAGAAGGTGATAGAGATCAACCCCTACCTGCTGGGCACCATGGCTGGGGGTGCAGCGGATTGCAGCTTCTGGGAGCGGCTATTGGCTCGGCAGTGTCGAATCTATGAGCTTCGAAACAAGGAACGCATCTCGGTAGCAGCTGCCTCCAAGCTGCTCGCCAACATGGTGTATCAGTATAAAGGCATGGGGCTATCCATGGGCACCATGATCTGTGGCTGGGATAAGAGAGGCCCTG GCCTCTACTATGTGGACAGTGAAGGAAACCGGATCTCAGGGGCCACCTTCTCTGTAGGTTCTGGCTCGGTGTATGCATATGGGGTCATGGATCGGGGTTACTCCTATGACCTGGAGGTGGAACAGGCCTATGATCTGGCCCGTCGCGCCATCTACCAAGCCACCTATAGAGATGCCTACTCGGGAGGTGCAGTCAACCTCTACCATGTCCGTGAGGACGGCTGGATCCGAGTCTCCAGTGATAATGTAGCTGATCTACATGAGAAGTACAGTGGATCTTCCCCCTGA
- the PSMB11 gene encoding proteasome subunit beta type-11 gives MALQDVCKWQASDMLGLSPNLPPAGGWAVPPGFDPQTFLQTHGPRLAHGTTTLAFRFRHGVIAAADTRSSCGKYVACPASRKVIPVHQHLLGTTSGTSADCATWYRVLQRELRLRALREGQLPSVASAAKLLSAMMSRYRGLDLCVATALCGWDRSGPALFYVYSDGTRLQGDIFSVGSGSPYAYGVLDRGYRYDMTTQEAYALARCAVAHATHRDAYSGGSVDLFHVRESGWEYVSRNDAWVLYSELQKFPELEKQEEEEASQAHPEPATAPRAVEGGELSMELLPGDSRLSAENETL, from the coding sequence ATGGCTCTGCAGGATGTGTGCAAGTGGCAGGCCTCCGACATGCTGGGATTATCACCTAACCTGCCTCCGGCTGGtggctgggctgtgcccccaggcTTTGACCCTCAAACCTTCTTGCAGACCCATGGTCCCAGGCTGGCTCATGGCACTACCACCCTGGCCTTCCGCTTCCGTCATGGAGTCATTGCTGCGGCTGACACCCGTTCCTCCTGTGGCAAGTACGTGGCATGTCCAGCCTCACGCAAGGTCATCCCTGTTCACCAGCACCTCCTGGGCACCACTTCTGGCACTTCTGCTGACTGTGCCACATGGTATCGGGTGCTACAGCGGGAGCTGCGGCTGCGGGCACTGAGGGAGGGTCAGCTGCCCAGTGTGGCCAGCGCCGCCAAACTCTTGTCAGCCATGATGTCCCGCTACCGGGGGCTGGATCTGTGTGTGGCCACTGCCCTGTGTGGCTGGGACCGCTCCGGCCCTGCCCTCTTCTATGTCTACAGCGATGGCACGCGCCTGCAGGGAGACATCTTCTCGGTGGGCTCTGGGTCTCCCTATGCCTATGGAGTGCTAGACCGAGGCTACCGCTACGACATGACCACCCAGGAAGCCTACGCCCTGGCTCGCTGCGCTGTGGCCCACGCCACCCATCGTGATGCCTACTCCGGAGGTTCTGTAGACCTTTTTCATGTGCGAGAGAGTGGGTGGGAGTATGTGTCACGCAATGATGCCTGGGTGCTTTACTCTGAGCTGCAGAAGTTCCCGGAACTGGAGaagcaagaggaggaggaggccagcCAGGCCCATCCTGAGCCTGCCACGGCCCCCAGGGCTGTCGAAGGTGGAGAACTCTCTATGGAGCTGCTACCAGGAGACTCCAGGCTCTCCGCAGAGAATGAGACTCTGtga